A portion of the Lampris incognitus isolate fLamInc1 chromosome 9, fLamInc1.hap2, whole genome shotgun sequence genome contains these proteins:
- the LOC130118375 gene encoding E3 ubiquitin-protein ligase NHLRC1-like, whose amino-acid sequence MAKAPCSLRTGGILREIQVNLLECKVCFERFSWQQSERRPQNLTCGHVLCQECVQALSHPVLRKLECPFCRQLCHVDGTSHCRALTDLQELLLTRSPGPAAPRGVKGSVSRCGGLTFGALRLCSAFGGWGTLINPTGVAVFESSGTIMVVHDGDKRVAVFSPQGRRLHSFGPRGRADREICYPLDVAVSPSGYVVVTDAGNNAVKVFTSRGSHVMTVKGSFQLPWGVDIDSCGHILVSDNHAGTLSQVIVDYARGVTLNLDAVITHLQHPKEVACCRATGNIAVVESLGHDTNPTGNHRPTRLSVYEKGFHLLYQMDSFSMSLGSGVRLSASGVAFDKEGALVMIDSTQGMIWSLGRCWDSPVLTPLVGGHLVHPVGMAVNAANDSLIILDSGDHAVKIYSAQSGAIATI is encoded by the coding sequence ATGGCCAAGGCTCCCTGTTCCCTAAGAACCGGAGGGATTCTGAGGGAGATCCAGGTCAACTTGCTGGAGTGTAAGGTCTGCTTCGAGAGGTTCAGCTGGCAGCAGAGCGAGCGCAGGCCGCAGAACCTCACCTGCGGCCATGTTCTCTGTCAGGAATGTGTCCAGGCTTTGTCCCACCCCGTCCTCAGGAAGCTGGAGTGCCCATTTTGCCGACAGCTGTGCCATGTGGACGGCACCTCCCACTGCCGGGCTTTGACCGACCTCCAGGAGCTGCTGCTCACCAGGAGCCCCGGGCCCGCTGCTCCTCGTGGGGTGAAGGGAAGTGTCAGTCGGTGCGGAGGTCTGACTTTTGGGGCCTTGCGACTCTGCTCAGCTTTCGGGGGCTGGGGGACGCTGATCAACCCCACGGGGGTAGCGGTGTTTGAGTCATCGGGGACAATCATGGTGGTCCACGATGGAGACAAGAGGGTGGCTGTCTTCAGCCCTCAGGGCAGGAGATTGCACAGCTTTGGGCCGAGAGGGCGGGCGGACAGGGAGATTTGTTACCCGCTGGACGTGGCCGTTTCCCCCAGTGGATATGTGGTGGTGACCGATGCGGGCAACAACGCAGTCAAGGTTTTCACCTCCAGGGGGAGCCACGTTATGACGGTCAAGGGGTCATTTCAGCTGCCGTGGGGCGTGGACATAGACAGCTGTGGGCACATCCTGGTGTCAGACAACCATGCCGGCACCCTCTCCCAGGTGATCGTGGACTACGCTCGGGGTGTGACCCTCAACCTGGATGCGGTCATCACCCACCTTCAACATCCCAAAGAGGTGGCCTGCTGCCGGGCAACGGGGAACATAGCGGTGGTGGAGAGTCTGGGTCACGACACAAATCCCACAGGGAACCACAGACCCACAAGACTGAGCGTGTATGAAAAGGGCTTCCACCTCCTTTATCAGATGGACAGCTTCAGCATGAGCCTGGGTTCTGGGGTTCGGCTGTCTGCGTCTGGTGTGGCCTTTGACAAAGAAGGAGCTTTGGTAATGATTGACTCCACGCAGGGGATGATTTGGAGCTTGGGGAGGTGCTGGGACAGCCCAGTCCTGACTCCTCTTGTTGGAGGACACTTGGTCCACCCGGTGGGGATGGCGGTCAACGCAGCCAACGACTCCCTCATCATTTTAGACAGCGGAGACCACGCCGTGAAGATTTACTCCGCTCAATCCGGCGCCATAGCCACTATATAA